The nucleotide sequence GGACAACAAGATCCTGCTGATCCTGGTCAAGCCGACGATCATCTTGCAGGAAGAGCGTGAAGAGGATGCGTTGGCCGCGCTGGAAGCTGGCATCGGCAACGAGTTCCGATACTGACAGCTCCATGTCGGAGAGTCGGTTGTACGTGGGGTCTACGACGCGCGAGGGATTCCCTACACGATGATGTTCTACGGATTCAGGCACAGCAAAGACGGAAGTGGACATATGAGAAAGCAGATGCAGGAGCGACCAGGCACCTGGCGATTGCTGATTGGCTCGGTGCTTATTCTCTGCGCCGGGGCGGGGTTGGCGACGGCAAACGACGTGTCATTTTCCTTCTCGAACGCGATCGACGGCGGTCTGACCGCGGACGGACCGCAGGAGTTCCTGGTTCGTTTTGTCGATCGGAACGGGCCGCCCGTGAGCTGCCCGGATCTGACCGGTCCGCTGACGACGCGGACCGTGCGTGACGCGATTTCCAACGTTGTGGTGGAAGGTGCGTCCGTTCAGAGCGAGTTCGATGGCGTTGTGCCTGGTCTGGCGACGGTGTCGCTTCCCGGCCACGTGGGTCTGGCCGATGCGCTGGCGCGTTTCGCCGCCTGCGACGACGTGCTGTACGTGGAGCCGAACTATCGTTATACCCTCTGGGGCGTGCCGACAGGGACGACCCTCGACGGTGGGGCGGCCGAGGCGGACGTTCGCCTGGTGTCTCTGGACGTCGCCGATTCCGACGGAGTGAACCTCGACGCGGCGGTGGCCGCCATCGAGCGCGCCGTGGCGGCCGGGGCCAGAGTGATCGTGATCTCCTGGACCGGCCCCGATTACAGCGAGAGCCTGAGGAACGCTATCGAGGCCGCCGGGGAGAAGGGCGTGCTGGTTGTGGCGGCGGCGGGGGACGAGTCCAGAAACACCGATCTGTCACCGGTCTATCCGGCCGGCTACGATGCATCCAATCTGATCACGGTCCTGGCGACCAACGAAAATGACGAGCTGGTCTGGTCGTCCAACTACGGACGCACGTCCGTGGACCTGGGGCAGACGGCCGACGGCGGCACGGCATCGGCCGCCTCGCAGGTCGCCGGCGCCGGGGCCATGTTGTTCGCCCAGCATCCGGGGCTTTCCCCGATCCAGGTCAAGCACGTGCTGATGCAGACGGCCGACAGGGTCCTGCCGGGCCTGACGGCCTCGCAAGGGACGCTCAACCTCGCGGCAGCCCTGGCCGCCGTGCCGAGCGGACAGCCCGGACGCGTGGTCAATACACGCGACGTCGAGACCGTCTATCCGTCGATTCAGGCGGCCATCGACGATGCCAACAACGGCGACGTGATCATCGCCGAGACCCGTGCCTCCGGCAACACCGTCTACAGCGAACGGATCGATTTCAACGGCAAGGCCATCACGCTTCGCAGCGGAAGTGTCGAGGATCCCGACGATCCGAACGTCTATCCGGAAACCACGTTCATTGCCGGCGTCTCGGGCCAGCAAGGGTCGATCGTGACCTTCGCCAACGGCGAAGGCTCCGACAGCGTCCTGAGAGGTCTGACAATCGGCTGGGGCGTCGCCGAATACGGCGGCGGCATTCGCATTGAGGAATCGTCCCCCACGATCGATCGCTGCATCATCACGGACAACCAGGCCCAATACTACGGCGGCGGCATCGACTGCTTCGGCGGCTCGCCCGAGATCGTCAACTGCGTGATCCAGAACAACCGGGTGCTGGCCCAGGACGGCCTGGGCGGCGGCATCAATTGTGAAGACGGTGCGCCGACGATCACCCATACCACCATTCGCAATAATACCTCCATGAATCTCGGTGGCGGCGTCGCCTGCTACAACGCCAGTCCGATGCTGTTCAACTGCTTCGTGATCAACAACTCGGCGACCAGCGGAAGCGGCCAGTTCGACCTGGAAGATTCCTCCCCGTCGATCACGAACTGCACGATCGTCGTCGATGAAAACCCGCCCGGCAACGGCGGCATCGTCTGCTCGGGACGATCCGACCCGACGATCGTCAACTGTATCCTCTGGGGCAATGGGGACGATCTGGTCAACTGCTTTGCCTCCTACTCCTGTATCGAAGACGGCGACGCGGGCGAAGGCAACATCTCCGACGATCCGCTCCTGATCGCCGGGCCGCTCGGCCGATACTACCTCAGCCAGATCGCAGCCGGGCAGTTGATCGACAGCCCGTGCGTCGATGCGGGCGATCCCACCGTCGGCGTTTCGCTGGCGGCCAGAACCACGCGCACCGACGGCGTCGAGGACGCCGACACGATCGACGTGGGGGCCCACTATGACGTTGCCTCGGCGAACCTGTTCCCGCTGAACCTCACGCTGATGACGGTTGACGCCGACGGCGCGCCCATTGAAGGGGAAGTCGGCGGCACAGTCGATCCGAACGGCGGCTTGTTCCGCGAGTTCTCCGTGCTCGAACTGACCGCCGAGTCGGCCGAGGGATATCGTCTCAAGCAGTGGCTGCTGACGACCGGCGAGATGATCGAGCCCGACGCCACGATTGCCAGGACGGTGCTCGGACCGATCAACATGATCGCGGTCTTCGAGAAGGTCCCGCTGTACGAGCTTCGGATCACGGTGGCCGGCGGCAACGGGTCCGTCAGCCCGGAACACCGTCGCGGCCAGATCTATCCCGACGGCACGGTTATCCATCTGGTCGCTTCGCCTGCGTCCGGCTATATCGTGGACGCATGGCAAGGGACCGACAACGACGCGCTGTGGACCAACGCCAATACGGTGACGGTCGATGCGAGCAAAGAGGTTCTCGTCAGCTTCCGCCAGCCCAAGACCTTGCACGTGCCGGGGCAGTACCGCTCGATTCACGAGGCGGTCCGGGCGGCCAGCAACCACGGCGACAAGATCGTCGTGGGCACCGGTATTCACCGTGTCCATTCGATCGACTTCGAGGGCAAGGCCATCACCCTGGCCAGCGAGAATCCGGACGATCCGGAATGCGTCGCCTCGACGATCCTCGACGCCAGACAGTTGGGGCGTCTGTTCGTCTTCCAGAGCGGTGAAGGCCCTGATTCGGTTGTCGACGGCTTCACCCTGCGCAACGGCTCGGCCGTGTTCGATCCGGAGACGCCGAACGACAGTGGCGGCAATGGCGCCGATGGCGACGACGCTCTCGGCGGGGCCATAGCGTGTTTCGAAGGCAGCAGCCCGACCTTGTCGAATTTGATTATCGAGAACTGTATCGCGCAAGGCCGTAACGGCGAGGACGCCAGCGCTCCGCCGACTCCGCCAGCGGCGCCGGATGCACCGGCCGATCCGGCCGATCCGGCCGATCCGCTGGATCCCCCGGCCGAGCCCGCGCCTAATCCGAGAGATCCGAACGAGCCGGTCAACGGCGTCAACGGCCAGGCCGGCGCCGACGGCGCGGCTGGTGCCGACGGCGCCCCAGGGGCCGACGGCGCACCAGGCTTCCCCGGCGGTCGCGGCGGCCATGGCTACGGCGGCGCATTCTACTTCGACCCGAACTGCGCACCGACGATCCTGCATGTCACCATTCGCGGCTGCCAGGCGATCGGTGGCACCGGTGGCTTCGGTGGCACCGGTCAGGACGGACAGGACGGCCAGGATGGTGGAGACGGCCAGGCCGGCCAGGACGGCCAGGACGGCGGGCCGGGCCTGAACGACGGCCCGGACGGCAACGGCGGCGCGGGCGGCGCCGGTGGCGCGGGCGGCAATGGTGGCCCCGGTGGCGCCGGTGGTGACGGCGGCAAGGGCGGCGACGGCGGCGAGGCCCTCGGCGGCGCCATCTACTTCGGCGCCAACTGCCGACCGACGATTCGATTCCTTACCGTCACCGGTTGTGAAACCCTTCAGGGCCTTGGAAATGCCGGCGGTCCGGCCGGCGCCGGTGGCGCCGGGGGCAACGGCGGCGTGGGCGCTGAGGGTGGCGCCGGGGGCACGGGCGAAACCGACGGCGCCGAGGGCGCTGCCGGTGGCGACGGTGTCGGCGCCGATGGCGGCGCCGGTGGCGCCGGTGGCGAGATGGGGATCAACGGGCTGCGTTCGTGGGCCGGAGCGATCTTCTTCGCCGAAGACTGCCACGTGGAAATGCACGACACGGCGATCAGCGGCAACTCGGCCCTCTGGACCGTGCCGACGATCTCGTATATCGGCGGTGACGGTGGCGCCGGTGGCGCCGGCGGCAGCCCGGGCGGCAACGGGGGCGCCGGGGGCCCGGGTGGCAACGGCGAACCGGCTGGTGCCGGTGGTGCAGGCGGTGCCGCAGGGGCCGATGGCGGGCCCGGTGGCGCCGGGGCAGCGGGCGTGATCCTTCGCAGCTTCACGACCAACTTCGGCGGCGCCAATGCCTATCTGTCCAACTGTACCGTGGCCCTGACCAACACCACGATCAGCGGCAACCTCATCGAGGCCGACAGCGGCGGCGGCGAGTACTACGCCAACGACTGCACGGTCGAGATGACGCGCTGTACCATCGAGGGCAACACGGCCGGCGTCCACGGCGGCGGCCAGGCATTCGAGGCAGGCGCCTCGATCGTCCTGGATCGAAGCAGCTACTTCGACAACGAGGCCGGCGCCAACGGTGGCGGTCTGTTCCTCAGCTACAACGGCCGGCTCGAAGTCCGCGACAGCATGTTCATGGGCAACCGCACGGTGGCCTTGGGTGGCTACGGCGGCGGCATCTACGGCGGCGGCGTCTGGGACGAAGATCGTCTGGACTACTTCAACGGCGGCGCCCTGGACATTCGCAACAGCGAGTTCTCGAACAACGAGGCCGGCTACGGTGGCGGGCTCTACTGGTACGGACAGGACGCCAGCGTTCGGGTCGCCACCTCCGTGATCCGCGACAATACGGCCGCCGAAGGCGGTGGTCTCTACTGGAGTCGGGGCACGCCTGTGATCGAGAATTGCAGCATTCGAGGAAACCAGGCGACCGGGCCGCGGTACAACGTGTTCACGCCGGCGCCCACGCCCGATCCGAACGATCCGACCACGTGGCCTCCTTCGAACGTCTGGCCCGATCCGGACGACCCGAACTCGATGTTCGATCCGAACGATCCGTTCACTCCGCCGGACATCGTCGAAGTCAGGAGCACCGGGCTGGGGCTCGGTGGCGGTCTGGTTTGCTGGTCGTCCAATGCCCTGATCCAGAACTGCTTCATCAATGAGAACGCGGCACAGGGGACCGGCGGCGGTGTCTTCTTCGGCGGCGACCCCTACACCCCGAGGTTGAAGAACTGCCTGATCAAGGGCAACAGCGCCACGGTCGACGGCGGTGGCATCGCCTCGCACTGGTTCGCAGCGCCGATGATCGAGAACTGCACGATCGCCGAAAACCGGGCCCTGGGGACCGGCGGCACCGGCCGCGGCAAGGGCGGCGGCATGGCCTGCTCGCACAGCAGCAATACGGTGCTGATCAACAGCATTCTGTGGGCCAATCAGGCCGCGCAGGGTTCGCAGATCTCGATCGGCAGCGAAAGCGATCCGGTGTACATCCAGCGTCCCGCGACGCTGACCGTCTCTTACAGCGCCATTCAGTACGGACGGCCGGGCGTGCACATCGAGTCCGGCCGGACCCTCAATTGGCTCCAGGGCAACATCGAGTCCGATCCGTTGTTTGTCGATTCCTACTTCCTCAGCCAGATCGCGGCCGGACAGAGCCAGAACAGCCCCGCCGTCAATGCCGGCAGTGCCACCGCGGCCCAGCTTGGCCTGGCCGATGCGACCACGCGAACCGACGGCGTGCCCGACGCCGGCGTCGTGGACATGGGCTTCCATCACCCCATCGCCATGGCGCTGTTCACGATGACGGCCGAAGTGCTGCCCAATCCGATTGATGGACAGCTTCACGGCTCGATCAGTCCGGCGTTCGCGGTAGCCTATGAAGGGGCCGCCAACAACGTCGTGAACCTGGTGGCTACGCCCGAACGGGGTTACACGGTCAGCAAGTGGACGGGGACGGACAACGACGCTTCGACGGCGCTGACCAACACCGTCACCCTCACAAGGGACCGCCGCGTCACGGTGACGTTCGAGAGGCGGCGATCGCACATGGTCACGGTGCCGGGCGATTATCTGACGATTCAGGATGCCGTTCTGGCGGCGATGGAAGGCGACACGATCGTGGTCGATCCGGGGACCTACTACAGTGGGTTCGAAGGCATTGCCCTGGCCATTGACAGGGCCGTGACAATCACGTCAAGGAACCCGGAGGACCCGAGCGTTGTAGCCGCGACGATCATTGACGGTCTCAACACGTTGGACAACACCGACTATAGCAATATCGGCGTGGTGTTCGGGCCGGAAGCGGACCGCAACACCGTGCTCAACGGATTCACCATTCAGAACTGTGGGGGCTTCGCCCAGGACGGGCTCGACGGCGACCGTGACGATGGCCGGCCCAACGGCGGCGACGGTGCACCGATTCAGGGTGCGGCCGTCATCGTGCTTCCCGGTGCGGCGCCCGTGATCAAGAATTGCGTCTTCCGCAACAATGTGGCCATCGCCGGCAACGGTGGCAGCGGCGTGGATGCCGACGACACGGCCAACGCCGGTCGCGGCGGCTGGGGCGGTTGGGCCCGCGGCGGCGCCGTCTACCTTGCCGTCGGCACCAACGCGAAGTTTGTCAACTGCACTATCGAGAACAACTTCGTCCGGGGCGGCGACGGCGGCAATGGCGGCAACTACTCCGACGATGGCGGCCGGGCCAATTACGGTGGCAACTACGTCCCGCCGGCCCCGATCGACATCGATCCGGACAGCTTTGCCGTCACGGTCGCGTCGCAGGACCTGTGGCGGGTATGGCAGTGGGACGACGCCTTCAGCGTCGAGACCACGTTTGGCACGCGGCCGTACTCTGCCGCCACGGGGATCATCAACAACACCGGGGCGTACTTTGGGCCCCAGCGCTGGTATTCCGGCTATGGCGGCGGCGTCTACATTGACCAGAGCAGCAGCGCCGAGTTCATCTCCTGTACGATCCGGGGCAACCGTTCCTACGGCGGCATCAGCGGCCAGGGCGGCGCGACCAGTTCGGGCCGATTCGAGGAGCCGTTGATCCCGTTCCAGATGCCGTCCTACGGCGCCGGTGTCTATTGTGCGGCCGGGGCGAACGTGGTCTTCACCAGTTGCACCTTCGAGGACAACGTGGCCTCCCCGACGACGGCCGGGCAGGACCCAAACTTCAGCCTCGATCCGTACGTCAGCTTCGGCGGCGGCGTCGCAGCCGAAGGCACAGCCAACTTGACGTTCATCGACTGCAACTTCGTTGACAACACCGCCGTCACCGGGGCCGGCATCTACGTCGTCGATTCGGGTGTCAGCGTCGTTGACTGCAACGTGGCGCAGAACACGGCCCTTCGCGGCGGTGGCCTGGCCGGCATGGGCGGGTCCATCGGTGTGGCCGGAGGCCGTTTCTGGAACAACTGGGTGGTCGGTGACGTGAACGATCCGAACGATCAAACCAATGTCCCTGTCGGCGGTGGCATGTTCTTCTCGGCGGCCAGTGCCCTGGTCGAGGACTGTGAGATCGCCGGCAACATCTCGGACGGCTCCGGCGGCGGAGTGTATCTGCGAGGCCAGAGCGCCGTGCAGATCGTCAACTGTCTGATCCGCAACAACCGGGCCTTCCGCGACGGCGGCGGCGTCTCGACCAACTGGTACGCCGAACCGACGATCCGCAACTGCACGTTCGTCACCAACGCGGCGCCGGGCATGCCCGACGATCCGAACAACACCGGGTTTGGCGGCGCCATCTTCTGCGGCTACCTCAGCCACGCGACAGTGGTCGACTCGATTCTCTGGGGCAACGTCGCCCGTCTGGGCGGGGAGTTGGCCGTGGGCAGCGGGTTCGAATTCAGTCCGCTCTGCGGCACGCTTCGCGTCTCGTACAGCAACATCCGCGTCGGGGCCAACGATGTCTGGGCCGACCCGGGTTGTACGCTTGCCTTCGGTGACGGCATCCTCCGCACCGACCCGCTGTTTGTCAGCGGCATCCTGGGCGACTTCTATCTGAGCAACCGCAACGCCGGCCAGTCGCGAACGAGTCCGGCCGTCAATGCGGGCAGCGACTTCGCCGGCAACGTCGGCATGTCGCGGTCCACGACCCGCACCGACCACGTCCCCGACACCGGTCGGGTGGACATGGGGTATCACTATCCGTTCCTCGAGCCGTGCAAGTTCTGCGATCTGGTCTTCGACGGGATCATCAACTTCCAGGACTTCGCCGCCTTTGCCACCCGGTGGCTCGACGAGAACTGCTCCGAGGCGAACGGATGGTGCGGCCAGGCTGACGTGACGTTCGATTCCCGTGTGAATGCCCGCGATCTGATGGTCCTGGCCGACTGCTGGCTGGTTCAGGATACAACGCCGCCGGCGCCGAACCCGGCCGAGTGGGACGAGTTGCCTCGTTTGTCCGGCGGCACGGCGCGGATGGTCGCCAAAGAGGCGATCGACGCGTGGGGTTGGCCGGTCGAGTACTACTTCGAGAACGTCAGCGGCGGTGGCCACGACAGTGGCTGGCAGAGCAGCCGGATCTACAACGACACGGGCCTGTCGAGCGCCGGGCAATACGGCTACCGCGTCAAGGCACGCGACGCGCTGGGCAATGAGACGAGGTTCTCGGCGGTCCGCTACGCCGGCACGGCCGACAGGGTCCCGCCCGCGCCCGAGCCCTACATCCTGCCGAATGCGGTGGTGACGTCGCAGACGATCACGATGACCGCCACGGAAGCGTACGACATCAGCGGCGTGCAGTACTTCTTCGATACGAATACGCCGGGCGCCAACGATAGCGGATGGATCGATACGAACACCTACACCGATGCCAACCTGGCGCCGGGGATGACGTACTGCTACCGCGTCAGGGCCAGGGATATGTCGGCCAACCAGAACGAGACCCCGTACTCCGCCTGGCGATGCTTCACGACGGCGATCCCGGATGAAACAACGCCGCCGGAGCCGAACCCGATGGCGTTCGACCCGAACGGTCTGCCGCGCGAGTACGACTTCGACGGCTCTGCGAATACGGCGTTCGACTACTACGTAGAGATGATGGCGGTGACCGCCACCGACGACAGCGGCGTGGTCGAATACTACTTCGAGTGCAAACAACACAGCCGGGTCTACCCCGATGGCTTCAGCAGCGGTTGGCAGGCCGATCCGGTCTGGCGCGTTCCCGTCGGCAGACAGGGACAGGGGCTCGAGTTCCGTGTCCGGGCCCGCGACGCCTCGGGCAACATGACGGCCTGGTCGCCGTGGGTGATGGCGCTGCCCAGGCCGAACCAGCCGGCTTTGGAGGACGCCGAGGCCGCCGCAGGGGGTGGGGCGGCTGCACAATAGCCGCGGTCCGAAAGGCCGCGTAACGAAGATTTCGCTTAGCCCCGGTCGTCAGTGGCCGGGGCTGAGTTTTGCGCTGCCGCAAAGCGACCGGTTGTGTGGCGTGATATGAAGCGGGCCGACGCAATGGATCGTTGCGCCGGCCCGATGGGATCGAGGCAATTGTATGGGCTACTTGATCCTGGCCTTGAGGGCCTGGTAGCCGTAGTGCATCATCAGATGGTCCAGGATGATCAGCGCCGTGAAGTTCTCGGCCACCGGCCAGATCCGCGCGACGATGGTCGGGTCGCGTCGCGTGATGGCCGCCAGTTGCGTGTTCTCCTGGGTGTATTTGTCGATGGTCTTCTGCGGCTTGTCGATTGTGGGCGTCGGCTTGACCGCCAGGCGCGCGACGATGGGCTGGCCCGTGGTCAGCCCGCCCGTGATGCCGCCGGCGTTGTTGGACTCGAAGACCACCTCGCCGTCGACGGCCCGCATCTGGTCGTTGTTCTGATAGCCGGTCATGTCCTTGACCGCGAACCCCGCGCCGATCTCGACGCCCTTGACCGCGCCGATGCCGAGCATGCGGCCGAGTTCGGCGTCGAGCTTGTTGAAGACCGGCTCACCCAGTCCCACCGGGGCGCCGAGGACGACCACTTCGACCAGTCCGCCGGCCGAATCGCCGCCGGCCGAGATCCTGTTGCAGGCGTCGACCATGGCCTGTCCGGCGTCGATGTCGGGACAGTTGACCACCGCGTGGACCCCGTACTTGTCGCGGACCTCCGCGGCGCTCATCTGCGGGGCCTTGTCGCGAATCGGGTCGATCTCCTGCTCGATCTGGGCCATGACCGCCGCCTTCTCCAGGAACCGCATGTCCATCGTGATGCGGCCCTTGACGTAGACCTCCTGATAGAACGGGTCGAGGGCGTGCCGCATCGCCTTGTAGCGGTCGGTGGATTCCAGCGCCCGCTCGTAGGGCACGTCGGGACATCGGACGCCGGCGATCTCCTTGACATAGGAGAAGACCTCGATCCCGCATTGCTTGAGGATCTTCTTGGCGACGTAGCCGGCCGCAACGATCGTCGATGTGTACCGCCCGCTGAAGATGCCGGCGCCGATCGCGTCGTCGTCCGGGCCGTACTTGACGAAGCTCGCATACGAGGCATGGCCGGGTCGCGGCGTGCGGTTCGTGTCCTGGTACTGCTTGATGTGGATGAAGTGCCGGTCCAGATTCGGGATCAGGATGACCAGCGGTGTGCCGTTGGTGTGGTTCTTGTTGCCGGCGTTCTCGATCGTGTCGGCGGCGTTGAGACCCGCGTAGATGATCGGCAGGTCCGGCTCCTTGCGCGGGCTGCTCAGCTCGTCGGCGCCGGGCTTTCGCAGCAGGAGATCGCCGTAGATTTCCTGCTCGGTGAGCAGCATCCCCGGCGGCACGCCCTGGAGCGTACTGGAGAGCCCTTCCTGATACGAACCGCCTGCGACGGTAAGCTGAAAGTTGTGTCCAAGGTGACATCCAAGCATTGCGAATCCCCTTTCCAAGTCGGGTTGTCAATATCAAGTGGATTTTACAATCCAGGGCCGCGCAAAGCAAGCGCACGTGCCCTTGGCAGGGAGTGTTTCGGCCTCGACGATGGCGGCGGCGGCCCGACGATCAGTCCAGCAGCGTCATGTCGGCCCCGACCGACTGCATCAGGTCCACGAAGTCCGGGAAGGTCACGGCGACGGCCTCGGCCGTATCGATGGTGCACGGCGCGTCGAGCCCCATCGCGCCTATGGAAAGCGCCATGACGATGCGATGGTCGCTCCATCCGTCCAGGTGGGCCGCCTTCAGCTTGCTGTGATGCACGACCAGGCCGTCGGGCAGCTCCTCGACACGGGCGCCCATCTTCGCCAGCTCCCGGGCCATGCACGCGATCCGGTCGGTCTCCTTCATCCGCGCCTGCGGCACGTTGACCAGACGCGTGGTCCCTTCGGCGTAGGCGCCGACCACCGCCATCGCCGGCAGGGCGTCGGGCGTGGCATTCATGTCGATCTCGACACCCTTGAGCGAGGCGGCCCTGACCGTGATGGCGTTGGCGTCGATGGAGATGTCGGCCCCCATGGCCCGCAGGTAGTCCACCACGCCCTTGTCCGGCTGGCTGTCGGCGAAGTCCAGTCCGTCGAGTGTGATCTCGTCGGCGAAGAGGGCCCCGGCGCAGAGAAAGAAGGTCGCGCTGGAGAAATCAGCCGGGACCGGCATGTCATACGGCTTGTACCGCTGCCCGCCCTGGACGCGGAAGCGGCGCATCCGGTCGTTCTCGTAGGCGATCCCTTGCTTGTCGAGCCAATCGAGGGTCATCTGCACGTAGCCCGGCTCGTTGAGCAGCGTCACGTCGATCTCCGTGTCACCGGCTGCCAGCGGCGCGCACATCAGCAGGCTCGTGACATACTGGCTGGTCTTGGCCTCGATGGAGGTGTGGCCGCCCTTGAGCTGTCCGCCGACGCGGACGGGGGCCTTGCCGTTGCCCTTGAGACTGACGCACTCGGCGCCGAGGTCCTGCAATGCCTCCAGCAGGGGGCCGACCGGGCGCGTCTGGATCTGGGCGTCGCCGGTGAAGGTCGTTCTCTGGCCGCGCTCGGCGAGGGCGGCCGAACCCATCGCGATCCGCAGGGTCGTGCCGCTGTTGAGCACGTCGATCGTCTCGGCCGGCGGGACGATCCGACCGCCGACGCCGGAGACCTTCCACAGGCTCGAGTCGCTCGTGTCGATCTCGGCGCCGAGC is from Anaerobaca lacustris and encodes:
- a CDS encoding chorismate synthase, producing MLGCHLGHNFQLTVAGGSYQEGLSSTLQGVPPGMLLTEQEIYGDLLLRKPGADELSSPRKEPDLPIIYAGLNAADTIENAGNKNHTNGTPLVILIPNLDRHFIHIKQYQDTNRTPRPGHASYASFVKYGPDDDAIGAGIFSGRYTSTIVAAGYVAKKILKQCGIEVFSYVKEIAGVRCPDVPYERALESTDRYKAMRHALDPFYQEVYVKGRITMDMRFLEKAAVMAQIEQEIDPIRDKAPQMSAAEVRDKYGVHAVVNCPDIDAGQAMVDACNRISAGGDSAGGLVEVVVLGAPVGLGEPVFNKLDAELGRMLGIGAVKGVEIGAGFAVKDMTGYQNNDQMRAVDGEVVFESNNAGGITGGLTTGQPIVARLAVKPTPTIDKPQKTIDKYTQENTQLAAITRRDPTIVARIWPVAENFTALIILDHLMMHYGYQALKARIK
- a CDS encoding right-handed parallel beta-helix repeat-containing protein, which translates into the protein MRKQMQERPGTWRLLIGSVLILCAGAGLATANDVSFSFSNAIDGGLTADGPQEFLVRFVDRNGPPVSCPDLTGPLTTRTVRDAISNVVVEGASVQSEFDGVVPGLATVSLPGHVGLADALARFAACDDVLYVEPNYRYTLWGVPTGTTLDGGAAEADVRLVSLDVADSDGVNLDAAVAAIERAVAAGARVIVISWTGPDYSESLRNAIEAAGEKGVLVVAAAGDESRNTDLSPVYPAGYDASNLITVLATNENDELVWSSNYGRTSVDLGQTADGGTASAASQVAGAGAMLFAQHPGLSPIQVKHVLMQTADRVLPGLTASQGTLNLAAALAAVPSGQPGRVVNTRDVETVYPSIQAAIDDANNGDVIIAETRASGNTVYSERIDFNGKAITLRSGSVEDPDDPNVYPETTFIAGVSGQQGSIVTFANGEGSDSVLRGLTIGWGVAEYGGGIRIEESSPTIDRCIITDNQAQYYGGGIDCFGGSPEIVNCVIQNNRVLAQDGLGGGINCEDGAPTITHTTIRNNTSMNLGGGVACYNASPMLFNCFVINNSATSGSGQFDLEDSSPSITNCTIVVDENPPGNGGIVCSGRSDPTIVNCILWGNGDDLVNCFASYSCIEDGDAGEGNISDDPLLIAGPLGRYYLSQIAAGQLIDSPCVDAGDPTVGVSLAARTTRTDGVEDADTIDVGAHYDVASANLFPLNLTLMTVDADGAPIEGEVGGTVDPNGGLFREFSVLELTAESAEGYRLKQWLLTTGEMIEPDATIARTVLGPINMIAVFEKVPLYELRITVAGGNGSVSPEHRRGQIYPDGTVIHLVASPASGYIVDAWQGTDNDALWTNANTVTVDASKEVLVSFRQPKTLHVPGQYRSIHEAVRAASNHGDKIVVGTGIHRVHSIDFEGKAITLASENPDDPECVASTILDARQLGRLFVFQSGEGPDSVVDGFTLRNGSAVFDPETPNDSGGNGADGDDALGGAIACFEGSSPTLSNLIIENCIAQGRNGEDASAPPTPPAAPDAPADPADPADPLDPPAEPAPNPRDPNEPVNGVNGQAGADGAAGADGAPGADGAPGFPGGRGGHGYGGAFYFDPNCAPTILHVTIRGCQAIGGTGGFGGTGQDGQDGQDGGDGQAGQDGQDGGPGLNDGPDGNGGAGGAGGAGGNGGPGGAGGDGGKGGDGGEALGGAIYFGANCRPTIRFLTVTGCETLQGLGNAGGPAGAGGAGGNGGVGAEGGAGGTGETDGAEGAAGGDGVGADGGAGGAGGEMGINGLRSWAGAIFFAEDCHVEMHDTAISGNSALWTVPTISYIGGDGGAGGAGGSPGGNGGAGGPGGNGEPAGAGGAGGAAGADGGPGGAGAAGVILRSFTTNFGGANAYLSNCTVALTNTTISGNLIEADSGGGEYYANDCTVEMTRCTIEGNTAGVHGGGQAFEAGASIVLDRSSYFDNEAGANGGGLFLSYNGRLEVRDSMFMGNRTVALGGYGGGIYGGGVWDEDRLDYFNGGALDIRNSEFSNNEAGYGGGLYWYGQDASVRVATSVIRDNTAAEGGGLYWSRGTPVIENCSIRGNQATGPRYNVFTPAPTPDPNDPTTWPPSNVWPDPDDPNSMFDPNDPFTPPDIVEVRSTGLGLGGGLVCWSSNALIQNCFINENAAQGTGGGVFFGGDPYTPRLKNCLIKGNSATVDGGGIASHWFAAPMIENCTIAENRALGTGGTGRGKGGGMACSHSSNTVLINSILWANQAAQGSQISIGSESDPVYIQRPATLTVSYSAIQYGRPGVHIESGRTLNWLQGNIESDPLFVDSYFLSQIAAGQSQNSPAVNAGSATAAQLGLADATTRTDGVPDAGVVDMGFHHPIAMALFTMTAEVLPNPIDGQLHGSISPAFAVAYEGAANNVVNLVATPERGYTVSKWTGTDNDASTALTNTVTLTRDRRVTVTFERRRSHMVTVPGDYLTIQDAVLAAMEGDTIVVDPGTYYSGFEGIALAIDRAVTITSRNPEDPSVVAATIIDGLNTLDNTDYSNIGVVFGPEADRNTVLNGFTIQNCGGFAQDGLDGDRDDGRPNGGDGAPIQGAAVIVLPGAAPVIKNCVFRNNVAIAGNGGSGVDADDTANAGRGGWGGWARGGAVYLAVGTNAKFVNCTIENNFVRGGDGGNGGNYSDDGGRANYGGNYVPPAPIDIDPDSFAVTVASQDLWRVWQWDDAFSVETTFGTRPYSAATGIINNTGAYFGPQRWYSGYGGGVYIDQSSSAEFISCTIRGNRSYGGISGQGGATSSGRFEEPLIPFQMPSYGAGVYCAAGANVVFTSCTFEDNVASPTTAGQDPNFSLDPYVSFGGGVAAEGTANLTFIDCNFVDNTAVTGAGIYVVDSGVSVVDCNVAQNTALRGGGLAGMGGSIGVAGGRFWNNWVVGDVNDPNDQTNVPVGGGMFFSAASALVEDCEIAGNISDGSGGGVYLRGQSAVQIVNCLIRNNRAFRDGGGVSTNWYAEPTIRNCTFVTNAAPGMPDDPNNTGFGGAIFCGYLSHATVVDSILWGNVARLGGELAVGSGFEFSPLCGTLRVSYSNIRVGANDVWADPGCTLAFGDGILRTDPLFVSGILGDFYLSNRNAGQSRTSPAVNAGSDFAGNVGMSRSTTRTDHVPDTGRVDMGYHYPFLEPCKFCDLVFDGIINFQDFAAFATRWLDENCSEANGWCGQADVTFDSRVNARDLMVLADCWLVQDTTPPAPNPAEWDELPRLSGGTARMVAKEAIDAWGWPVEYYFENVSGGGHDSGWQSSRIYNDTGLSSAGQYGYRVKARDALGNETRFSAVRYAGTADRVPPAPEPYILPNAVVTSQTITMTATEAYDISGVQYFFDTNTPGANDSGWIDTNTYTDANLAPGMTYCYRVRARDMSANQNETPYSAWRCFTTAIPDETTPPEPNPMAFDPNGLPREYDFDGSANTAFDYYVEMMAVTATDDSGVVEYYFECKQHSRVYPDGFSSGWQADPVWRVPVGRQGQGLEFRVRARDASGNMTAWSPWVMALPRPNQPALEDAEAAAGGGAAAQ